CACATCACGACAACGGGGATCCCTTCCAGCCAACCTCACTGGAAGAGATCCCCGAGCACTTCTCCGGGACTGCTACTTCAGGTCGAGATAGTCGACCGAGAACACCCATCCGTTCGGGTGGGTCACGCCCACCAGGCAGAGCGTCCCCGTGCCACTCGTGGAGACCGCCGCGGTGAGGTTGGTCAGGCTCGGGCTGCTCCAGCCGCCGGTCGCCGTGCTCAGCGTGTACGTGCCGATGGTGGTGCCATTGAACTTCAGCTGCGCCTGGCCACCGGTGTACGGCGCGCCCACGTGAGCCGTCGCGGAGGTGATGCCGGACATGTTCACGTTGCTCCAGCAGATGGTGTCATTGCCCTCGAAGGCGACGACCTTGCCACCGCTGTCCCCGCCGGCCTCGGCGAAGCAGCCCGTCAGCGTGGCGCTCTCCGCCTCCAGACGCCGGGGCGTGACCGTGCCGACGCACTGGCCCGAGGTGTTGCACGTCGTCCCCGAGGCGCAGGTGCCACAGGTACCGCCGCAACCATCGCTGCCGCACACCTTGCCCGAGCACGCGGGCACACAGGAGCTGACGCACTGGCCCGAGGTGTTGCACGTCGTCCCCGAGGCGCAGGTGCCACAGGTACCGCCGCAACCATCGCTGCCGCACACCTTGCCCGAGCACGCGGGAGTGCAGGTGCTGGTGGACGCCACGCATTGGCCCCAGCTGGCGCAGGTCGTTCCGGTGCGGCACGCGCCGCAGGTGCCGCCGCAGCCATCGCTCCCACACAGCTTGCCCGTGCAGTCCGGCTGGCAGGCGTTGGCCGTGGTGCCGATGTACATGTCGTCCAGGTAGAGCTGCGCGCCCGTGTAGGCGGAGCCGCCCAGGGAGATCTCGAACTTGTAGGTGTCCGTGGCGGACGCGGTGAAGTTGGGACCGGTGCACGTGGTCCACGAGGTGCCCACATTGCAGCTGAAGGTGGCGATGGCCGTCCACGGATCATGCGCCTGGACGATCTTGATGGGCACCGTGCGCGCCGCGTTCGACTTCAGGTCCACCTTCCACTTGTACGAGGTACCGGCCTGCAGCTGGAAGCCCTCCTGCCGCACCTGCACGCTGTGCGTCGCCCAGCCGCCGTTGTCCACGCGCACCCACTGCACGAAGCCGCGCGTACCGCCCTCGTTGATGACCTCGGTGAGGCCCGCGCCACCGTCGAAGAACAGGTCGCTGCGGTGGTAGGTGAAGTCCTCGTTGAAGCCGCAGTTGCGGATGAGGTTGTCGGGCACGCCGTTGTTGTCGATGTCCTGGCACGCGGCCCGGGGAGCCTGCGCATAGCCCGAGTTGCGGTGGTACCAGCGGACGTAGTCCACCTCGAGCTTGGCCTTGTCACCATGGGCCGCCCAGTCGATGTTGACGCACGAGCCCGCCGTCTCCTGGCACTTGCCGCTCACGCACGCCGCGCCATTGGCGCACTGCGCGCTCGAGGTGCAGGCGCGGTCCTTCCACCCCAGACAGCCCAGCTCGCCACCCACGGCGTTGTTGAGGATGAGATACATCGGCTGACGGAACTCGGTCGCGCCGTCACCCGTGCTGAAGGTGCCCACGGGCTGCCCGCCGTTCTGCGGCATGTTGTCGATGTAGATCTTGAAACCGCTTTCATCCCAGAGAAAGCCCCACGTGTGCCACTGGTGATAGTCGATCGTCTTGCCGCCCCAGGTGGCCCGCGCGCCGCCCACGTCCCCGTCACACTTCGCGTCACCGTTGTTGGGCCAGGAGCTGCACGCGTTGGGCTCCCATCCACCGGAGTTGGCCGCCAGCTCGCCCGCCTCGGGGAACTCGCGCCACAGCACGTTGTAGCCCATGGCCTCGTTGGCCGGGTACAGGGCCCTGTTCTCCTTGATCTGCGTGTACTCCATGATGTCGATCTCGCCATTCATGGGCCAGCCCGCGCTGTCATCACGGCCACCGTTGGTGATGGCTCCGTTGGCGCCGAGCATCCAGATGGCGGGCCACATGCCGCTGGGCGGCGTGGCCCCGGCGGGCAGATCCGCGAAGGGCATGCGCGCGCGGAACTCGATGTAGCCGTAACGGTACTCGACCTTCTCGTCGCTCTTGATGCGGCCCGAGGAGTACTTCGTCCCGTTCACCGGCGCGTTGGCCGTGCCATTGAACGGCGCGCACTCCTCGTGATCGTAGACACCGTTGCGGTTCTGGTCGTACACGCAGTAGCCGGTGGCCGCGCACGTGCCGTTGGTGCCACATTGGCTGGAGGCGGTACATTGTTGCCAGACCACACAGTCCAACGGCTCCTGCCGCGCCAGCAGCGTCAGCTTGCCGTTCTCGACACAGTAGTTCCAGTTGTTGGGATTGTTGGGACACTCCCGGTTCGTATAGGCCTGCTGCTCGAAGTTGACGCCCAGGTTCTCCTTCGTCCAGTACTGGGTGTTGAGATAGGACTTGGGCTGGCCCTTGTTCAGGTCGCCGCCAAAGTCATCCTCCCACGTCAATCCAAACGTCTGGCCGCCGATGGTGAGCGTCCTGGAGCCGGTGGACTCCAGCGACGCCTCGTACCCAGACTCCACTGAGTCCATGGTCTCGTCGTTGGTCGCCACCGCGCATCCCACTCCCGCGACGACGCCCGCGACCAGGAAAGCGCTTTCAATCATGCGCTGCTTCCAGGACGAACTTCCGCTTCGTTTCATGTCCTTGCTCCTTTCCACATCCCTGGTAGAGACGAGAAGAAAAAGTAAATCCCGCAAAAATTGTCTTATACCAATATCCGACTTCGGGAAACGCGAAAAAGCTTGACGCAACGCGGCAGTCGCGCTCGTCGAGCAAAAAAGACGCATGGAGAGAGGAATACGGAGTCGTCCAGTGCACAGAGGAGGGGAAGCACGAGCACCGGGGACTCCCCGGAGCGGCCCGGGTCCATCCAGACCCTCGGCACCGGGATGTCAGATCCGTCTCCCACGATGCGTGCCCGGCGGAGCGCCCCCCATGCCGGGGGACTTCGTCGAGGACGTCACCCGTCGTCACTCGAGGACACTGGATGAAGTCACCGCGTTACTCCTCCCCTCTCACGGGCGCGCTGGTGGGCCTGGCCCTGTGGACCACGGCTCCCGCCGCCGACGCCGCTCCCCAGCAGCAGTTGCAGCCTCGCGCCGCCGCCGAGAAGCGCACCCAGAAGGAGCTGCCCGCGGGCACGCCCGTGGAGCGCCTGGTCGTGAAGTTCCACGAGGGCAGCCGCGTGCGCCTGCGCGACCGTGCCCTGCGGTCGATGGCCTCCGAGCGCTCCCTGGCCGAGCGCGCGCTGCTGTCCGGCCGCGGCCTGTCCGAGGCCCGCGTGGCCGACGACGTGAAGGCCGTACAAGCCTTGTTGGAGCGCGCCCCGCGCACCGCCGCCCCACGCCGCCTCTTCTCCGAGGACGAGTCCACCCTGGAGGCGCGCAAGGCCTCCGGTGAGGCACGGAGCGGCCACCAACTGGCGGACCTCAACCTCTACGTCGAGGTGCCCCTGCTGCCCGGCACCACCGCCGAGCGCGTGCGGGAGCTGGTCGACGCGCTCAACGCGCTGGACAGCGTGGAGGTGGCCTACGCCCAGCCTCCCGCCGAGCCGGCCATGGTGAACTTCGGCCTGGACGAGGCCGTGCGCGGAGTGCTGGCCGCCGCGGACATCTCGCCCACCACGCCTCTCTACGAGAGCCAGCAGGGCTACCTCAACGCCGCCCCCGCCGGCATCGACGCGCGCTTCGCCTGGACGATGGCTGGCGGCAAGGGCGCGGGCGTGCGCATCGTGGACATCGAGGGCGGCTGGCGCACCACCCATGAGGATCTGCCGCCCCTCTTCCACACGGGTGGCACGCAGATCAACGACGTGAGCTGGCGCAACCACGGCACCGCGGTGCTGGGGGAGATGGTGGCCGCGGCCAACGGCTACGGTGTGACGGGCATCTCGCACGAAGCGGTGGCGGGTATCGAGTCGCACAGCGGCGTGGGCGTGGCCACGGCCGTCAACCGCGCGGCGGCGGCGGTGGGCCGCGGCGGCATCGTGCTGATCGAAGCGCACAGCCCGGGCCCGGCGGATGCCACGCCGTGCACGTGCAACACCAGCCAGTGCAACTACATCGCCATGGAGTACTGGCAGGGCGAGTACGACGCCATCGCCACGGCCACCGCGAACGGTGTGGTGGTGGTGGAGGCGGCCGGCAACGGCAGCGCCAACCTGGATGACGCCGCCTATGGCGGGCGCTTCAACCGGGCGGTGCGCGACTCGGGCGCCATCATCGTGGGTGCCAGCCAGGGCAGCTCCCGCGCCCCCACGTGTTGGACGAACTTCGGCGGCCGCGTGGACGTCCACGGCTGGGGCCAGTCGGTGACGACACTGGGTTACGGCGACCTCTTCGGCTCCGCGTACGGCGAGGACCAGTACTACACGTCTGGCTTCAGCGGCACCTCCAGCGCTTCACCCATCGTCACGGGTGCGGCCGCCAGCATCCAGGGCGTGGCGATGGCCTCCGGCCGTGGCGCGCTGGACTCGCGCACCGTCCGCACGCTGCTGACCTCCACGGGTACGCCGCAGAGCTCCGACTCGCGCAACATCGGGCCCCTGCCCGACCTGCGCCGGGCCCTCGTGTCCGTCGCTCCGCCTGACCAGTACCTGGTGGGCGACTGGAACGGCGATGGGCGCTCGAACCTGGCCACACGGCGCGCCAGCAGTGTCCTCATGGACTTCAACTTCGACGGGACCGTGGATCTCAACCAGGGGTACGGAGATGGCGCGGGCGAGGACCAATACCTGGCGGGTGATTGGAACGGCGATGGGCGCTCGAACGTGGCCGTGAGGCGCGGCCACTGCGTCCACATGGACACCAACTTCGATGGGACCCCGGAGCTCACCCAGTGCTACGGCAATGGCGCGGGCGAGGACCAGTACCTCGTCGGTGACTGGGACGGCGACGGCCGGTCGAACCTCGCGGTGCGGCGCGGCAGCTGCGTCCACATGGACACCAACTTCGACGGAACCTCGGAACTCACCCAGTGCTACGGCAACGGGGCGGGCGAGGACCAGTACCTCGTCGGTGACTGGGATGGCGATGGCCGGTCGAACCTCGCGGTGCGGCGCGGCAGCTGCGTCTACATGGACACCAACTTCGATGGGACCTTGGACATCACCCAGTGCTACGGCAACGGCGGCGGTGAGAACGAGTACCTCGTCGGTGATTGGAATGGGGACCGGCGGTCGAACCTCGCGGTGCGGCGCGGCGGCTGCGTCCACATGGATTACAACTTCGACGGGACCTCGGAGCTCACCCAGTGCTTCAATCCCTGAGTGTTCCGGGCAGATAGCCATCCACGGCTATCCGCCCCGCCGCACGTCCACCCGGGCGTGCGGCACTCCCGGGTCTACGCTCCTCCGGTATGGAGCGCTTCGTAGGCCGAGCGCCAGAAGTCCACGAAAACCGGAGGAGCGGCCGGAGAATCCATCAGCCGCTGCGTCAGCAGGATGCCGATCAGCCCGGTCCGGGGATCCCAATAGCAGGACGTTCCGTACCCGCCATCCCAGCCGAAACCACGAGGCTCCCCGGGCTCATGCCGGTGGACGATGGAGAGCGCATAACCCCAGCCGCGCTTGTCCCAGAAGCCGGGGCTGAAAGGCGATACGGCCTTCTGTCCTGGAGTGATGTGGTCGGTGGTCATGAGCTCGACCGAGCGCTCGGAGAGGAGGCGTCTGCCCCCGTGCGCCCCCTTGTTCAGCATCATCCGGGCGAAGGCGAGGTAGTCGTCGGCCGTCGAGACCAGGCCGCCAGACGCGGACGGGAAGCCCGGCGGATGGCTGAACCGGCTGTCTCCACCGGCGGCGTCGAAGACCCCGAGCATTCCTGTCGCGGGATCGCGCACGTAGCAGGTGGGCAGCCGGTCGAGCTTCGCGGCCGGCACGCTGAAACCACTGTCCTTCATTCCCAGCGGCTCGAAGATGCGTTCCCTGAAGAAGTCCTCGAGCGGCTGACCAGAGGCTCGCGCGATCAGCACGCCGAGAACGGTGAGGCCGGTGTCGTACATCCAGGCCTCGCCCGGCTGCCGCATCAGCGGCAAGGAGCCCAGGGCACGGATCCAAGCATCCGGACTCGGCGCCTTCGGCAGCCAGGGGCCGACCGCGACGCCCCGTTCGGTCATGGCCTGGACGATCGGATACTCGCCCCGCGCCATGATCGCGCCCATGCCCATGCGCAGCGTCAGGAGATCGCTGACGAGAATCGGGCGGTTGGCGGGCACGGTGTCGTCTACCGGCCCGTCGAGGCGTGCGAGGACCCTGCGGTTGGAGAGCTCGGGCAGCAGACGGTCCACCGGCTCGTCGAGGCTGAGCTTTCCGTCTTCCACCAGGAGCATCGCCGCGACCCCCGCGACCGGCTTGGTCAGGGAGGCGATCCGGAACAGGGTGTCGCGCCGCATCGGTGACGCACCGCCAAAGGACTGCATTCCGATCACGTCCGCGTGTACCTCGCCCCCTCGGCTGAGCAGCGTCACGACACCCGGCAGGTCGCCGCGTTCGACATGGGCGGCCATGACCGCATGCATGCTGTCGAGCCCCTCCTTGGAAAACCCCGCGTTGGCCACCTCTTTCCTCACATCCGCCTGGTGGCAACCCCACGTAGCCGCCCCAATCGCCGCGGCACCCACGAGCACGCTCCGGCGGTCGACCTCCTCGTGAGCCGCGCCGTCCCCTCGACGTTGCATCGTCCGCTCCTCTCCTGCATGACTGGTTGCGAAGTACAACCAGTTGTACGGTAGAAGCACTGGTGCGAGAATGCAACCGGTTTTTCTTGGAGCAGAAGCATGAGCGCCGCACACCGGTCGGGTTGCCCGATCAACCTCTCACTCGAGATCTTCGGGGACCGTTGGAGCCTGATCATCCTGCGGGACATGATCTTCGGCGGCCGGCGGCACTTCCGAGAGCTGCTGACCCAGTCCGAGGAAGGCATCTCCTCCAACATCCTGGCCGATCGCCTGAAGATGCTGCTGGACGAGGGAATGATCACGAAGGCCGACGATCCCAGCCACAAGCAGAAGGCGGTCTACAGCCTGACGGAGAAATCCATCGCGCTCGTTCCCATCTTCGCGCATCTGGGCGCCTGGGGGCGCAGGTACCTGCCGGTGAGCGAGGAGCTCAGCATCCGCGCGCAGCTCCTGGAGGAAGGCGGCCCGGCCCTGTGGGAGCAGTTCATGGCCGAGCTGCGCGAGGAACATCTCGGGAAGCCAGCGAAACGAGCGGGCCCTTCCGTCGCCGAGCGGTTGCAGGCCGCCTACGAAGAAGTCCGCGCCCGGCAAGCAAAGAAGGCCCCCCGGTGAGGCTCAGTACAGGGCCAACGCCACCCAGCGGTCCGCCTGTGTCGGGTCATGTTGAAACGAGACCTCGAAGGACGTGGAGCCCGCGTTCCTGGCGAGGATCCGATCTCGCGTGGCCTCGTCCTTGAACCGGAGCGCCTGGTCGTTCACGACGAAGTAGCCCGTCGAGGAATCCCCGCGCAGGTCACCGGGCTCGAGCCGCAGGAGGAATTCCTGGTCAGCGTCCACCGGCTCGGTGCTCAGCAGCTCCGCGAGCACCCACCGCTCGCTCGAGCCGTCCTGAGGAGGATCCTGGACCGGCAGCTTCCGCACGCGAATCCGCTGACGGATACCGTCGCGGAAGGTGAAGCCCTCGATTCCCCCGAAGTGGCGCGCCGGGGGAATCTCCAGCTCACCCTGCACGAGCAGGCACAGGGTGCGCCCGACGCCCGTGCACGGTGCGCGGTAGTGCTCGATGACGACGACCTCGTCTCCGGAACAGGCGGCGAGGACTCCCAGGACGAGTGGAGCGGCGAAGCGAGCCAACGAGCATTTGAATACAGACATCATGAGGTCTCCTGAAGGATGAGCCCCGTGGCATCTGCATGAGCCGTGCCGCTACATCCCCTCCTGACGCGCGAACGTGTCGCCCCCCTCGGAAAACCAGGGAGAGACGGAGGCGACTCGCGAAAATCTGAAGGCGTTCCGCGGGCGCTCAACGGCTCGCGGCGTGGGCCTCCACCTGCTGCCACACGCGGAAGACGTTGCCCGAGGCGATCTTCTCGATGTCCGCCTCGCCATAGCCGCGCTCGAGGAGGACGCGGAAGAGGTTGGGATACTGGGACACGTCCTTGAGCCCGATGGGGAGCGTGGGGCCCACGCCATCGAAGTCGGAGCCGAGCCCCACGTGGTCGATGCCCACCAGCTTCACCACGTGATCGATGTGGTCGGCCACGTCCTCCACCCTGGCGAGGGGGAGCGGATGCTCGCGCAGATAGGACTCGGCGAACGCCTTCAGCTCGGGGCTGTCCTGCTTCAAGCCTCGCTCCGTGGCGAAGTCCATCATGGCCTTGCGGATCTGTCCCTCGTAGGCGTTGGCGGCCTGGGAGAGGAACCCGGAGCCGAAGTTGATCATCACCACCCCACCCTTCCCCGCCACGGCGCGAATGAGCTCATCGCTGATGTTGCGCTCGAAGCCGGGCGTGAAGTGACGACACGAGGAGTGCGAGGCGATGACGGGCACCTGACTCGACTCCACCGCCTGACGGATGGCGTCATCCGAGAGGTGCGAGACATCCACCATGATGCCCACCCGGTTCATCTCGGCGACCACCTGCTTGCCGAAGGGGCTGAGACCGTTCCAGGTGCGCTTGCCCCTGTTGAAGGAGGCATCGCTGAGCTGGTTGTCCTTGGAGTGCGTGAGGGTGATGTAGCGCACGCCGCGCCGCTGGAAGTGCGCCACGTTCTCCAGCTTGTCCTCGATGGCGGCACCGTTCTCGATGCCCAGCGCGAAGGAGACCTTGCCCTCCTGGGAGTTGCGCCGGGCCTCCTCGACCGAGCGGGCCATGGCGAACTTCTCGGGAGACCCGCGGGCGAGCTTCTCCACCAGGTCGATCAGCGAATCCGCGAGGGACTTGGCGCCACCCTTCTCCTGGTACTCGGCGGGGATGTAGATGGACATGAAGGCCACGTCGAGGCCCCCCTCCACGGCGCGGGGGTAGTCGAAGTCGCCCTCGGCGGTGCGCTGCGCGACATCCTCGGTGGGCGCCCCATCGGGCCCCAGCTTCTCCCTGAGGCGGTAGGGCACGTCGATATGACCATCGGCGATGATGAAGCGTCTGGCGAGCTCGCGGCCGCGCTCGGCGGGGTCCGTGGGCGAGGGGCTCACCGGGGTCTCCTGGCGGTTCGTGCCGTGGGTGCAGGCCGAGCTCGCGAGCAGGACGAGGCTGAGAAACGCAGTGGAGGGTCTCATGGCCACTCGCTTACTCAGTAACCCGCTTCCTTGTCGACGAGGTTCATCAACGGCTCGCCCTTCTCGAACCGGTCGAGGTTGCGCAGGAAGAGCGCCACGGCTTCCTCCCTCCACCCAGGCGTTTGATCGGCACAATGCGGTGAGAGCAGGACGTTCTCCAGCCGCCAGAAGGCATGGCCCGCCGGCAGCGGCTCGGTCTCGAAGACGTCCAGCGCGGCACCTCGCAGCCGCCCCTCTTCCAGGGCCTTCACCAGCGCCTGTTCGTCCACGGTGCTGCCGCGACCGATGTTGATCAGCACGGACTCGGGCTTCATGGCCCGCAGCTCCGCGTCACCCATCAGCCGGTGTGTTCCGGACGTATGGGGCATGGCCAGGAGCAGGTAGTCCGAGGCGGCGATCATCTCCAGCCTCCGCTCGAGGGGAAACAGCTCGTCCACCAACGGATCCCCCTCGCTGAGCGACGGCCGGCGCCGACAGGCCAGGATGCGCATTCCAAAGGGCCTGGCGCGTTCCGCGACCGCGCGGCCGATGTCTCCGTACCCGAGGATGCCCAGGGTCCGTCCACGGAGCTCCACGGGCATGAACTGTTCCCAACGTGCCTCGGACTGCTGGCGCACCAGGCGGCGCAGCTCCTTGGCGAAGAACAACATCGCGGCCAGGGCGAACTCTCCGAGCGAGCCGCTGAAGACCCCCTTCGCGTTGGTGAGGGGAAGTGGACCGCGGATGAGCTCCTCGAAGAGGAGATTCTCCACCCCCGCGGAGAGGGCGTGAATCCAGCGAAGGGCCCTGGCCCGTGGCAGCAGCTTGCGCAGCAGCTCCTTCTTCTGGGCACCCATCAAGAGCACCTGGGCTCGTTCGATGGCCGGGCCCAACTGCTCCTCGGAGAGGCCAACGGTGAGGTGGATTCTCGGAGCCAGCCGCTCGAGGTGTTTCAGGTATGGCGACGCGGGATCCGCCAGGACCAGCAGGTGCTCGACGTTCATGCGGCCGCCGAGCATACCAATCCCGGACGAGCGGATTGTGAAGGGCGGAGGAGTCGAGGCCGGGCGCTACTCCGCGCGACAGCGCTCGAGCAGTGCGCCCGCCCAGGTGAGGCCACTGCCCACCACCGCGAGCGCCACCGCGTTCCCCAACTGGGGGTTGTCCCAGTGCTCCGAGAGCACGGTGGGGGCACCCGAGGCGCCACAGTTGCCGCGCCGGTCCACGTTGTAGAAGTGGCGCGCGTCGGAGACCTCGGTACGCCGCTGCACCGCCTCCAGCATGCGCAGGTTGGCCTGATGGCCGATGAGGCTCAGGCCCTCCGGAGTGCGCTCCGGGGAAGCCGCGAGGTAGTGCGCGCGCAGCGCGAGGTAGGTCTCGCTGGCGCGCTTGATGGCGAAGGTCTGCACCGCGGAGCCCTGCTGGGTGAAGTGCCCGGCACGCGGCACCCTCACCTTGTCCGCGCCCGAGGGACTCCCACCCAGCAGCGTCTGGGTGATGCGCCAGGGGCCGGGGACGCGCGGGCTGAGCAGCGCGGCGCTGGTACCATCGCCCCACAGCACGCAGCTGGAGCGGTCCGAGTAGTCGACCACGCGGGTGGAGTTCTCCGGGTTCACCACGAGGATGAAGTCCGGAAGCATCTCCGGCCGCATCCCGGCGAGGAAGTGCAGCTGGGCGCAAAAGGAGGAGCAGGCCGCGTTGAGGTCCAGCGACGGAGCCTCGATGCCCAGCGCCTCCGCGATGCGGCAGGCCTCCGCCGGGATGCACTCGTCGGGAGAGCAGCCGCCGGCCACCACCATCCCCACGTCCTTCACGTCCCGCCCCGCGCGCTGGAGCGCCATCAGCGCCGCGCGTCTACCCGTTTCCGCGTTGGAGTACTGCGCTGCCTCCAATGCCGCGCGCACGTCACGATTGTGTGTCGAGCGGATGTAGTCGAGCGGAAGCACCGTGTGCCGGGTGCGGATGCCCACCCGTTCGAGGATCCACGTGTCGTTCGTCTCCAGGCCAATCTCCTGGAGGAACGCATTGGTGATGAGGGTCTCCGGATGGAAGTGGCCGAGCGCATGGAGGAACATGGGAGCATTCTACCTTCTCCATGTCATCACTCTGACACGGCCACGTGGATTTCCCGGGATTGACTTCCTATGCGCTGGCTTGAGCCGCCTGTTTCCCGGGGACGGTGGGCAGCTCCAACATGAACGTGGCCCCCTGCCCCGGTCCCTCGCTGTAAGCGCGCAGTGTGCCCCCCAGCTCCTGGGCCGCCAGGGCACTGGAGTGCAGGCCGAAGCCATTCCCCTCCTCGCGGGTGGTGAAGCCATGTTGGAAGATGCGCGTGAGCATCTCCGGCGCGATGCCCACGCCGTTGTCCCGCACCTCGATGCGGACGTGTTTGGCGTCGAGCTGCTCCAGCCTCACGCCCAGACGCCGCTGCCCCTCGGGCACCACATCCATGGCGTACTTGGCGTTGCTGATGAGGTTGACGAGGATCATCAGCACCTTGTGCCTCTCGGTGGTGATGACGGGCACGTCCGCCAGGTTCCGCTCCACGGTGACATGGTGGCGCCCGAGCGCGGCCTGGTTGATGCGCAGCGCGTCCTCCACCAGCTCCGCCAGCTGGACCGGCTCGTACATCTGCTGGGGCGTCCGGGCGTAGCGCTGCTGCAGCTTGACGATGGCGCCAATGTGCTCGGTGTGCTTGCCGACGTCGTCGAGCAACTGCTGGAGCGTCTGGCGCTCCTCCACCAGGTGCCTGCCCAGCTGGCACAGGTAGGGCACCGCATTGCGCCCGCGCTCGTCCTGGGTCAGGAAGGTCGCGAGCTCGTCCCGGTGCGCCTCGAACAAGGTCCCCAGCCGTTCCACGCCCTCGAGCTTCAACCCGGCCAGCCGCTCCCTGGCCAGCAGCGCCGAGGTGTGGACGCTGTTGAGCACGTTGCCGACGTTGTGCAGGACGTTGGTGGCGACCTCGGCCCTGCCCACCTGCCGCGCGGTCTCCACCAGCTGCCGGTGCACATCCTGGAGCTCCCGGGTGCGCTCCGCCACCCGCTTCTCCAGGCCTTCGTTGGCCTGCCGCAGGGCCTCCTCCCGATGCTGGACCTCCTGGGCCATCAGCTGGAAGGCGTTGGCCAGCCGCCCCAGCTCGTCATCCCGCGAGGACGCCAGCGTCACCTTGAAATCACCGGCCGCCACCTGATCCGTGGCCTGGGTGAAGGCCAGCAGCGGCTGCGTGATCTGCTGCTTCAGCACCCAGTACATGATGCCGAGCTCCATCAGCAGCGACACCAGGCCGAACATCAGGACATAGCGCGCCACGGCGAAGGCCTGCGCGGACACTACATGCTCGGGCCGGACCGTGACGAGGTTCCACCCCGGGCCCTTCAGCCGCACCACGGCGATGTACTCGCCGTACTCCGAGAGCTCCAACACGTTCTGGCCGCTCGGGCGGGCCCGCACCCGCTCGAAGATGCCGCGCAGGTGGGCCAGCTGCTCGACCGTGCCTCCCTGCTCGAAGACCTCCTCCGGCTTCCGGGCGTCGTTCTGGATGTTGTACGGCTCCACCCCGCTCTTCACCCTCAGGTCGGGATGGGCGATGAGCTGACCGTCATCGCGGAAGAGGATGTTGTAGGTCCCGGGAGGGTGATCGCCAATGGTCCGGCGCATCAGCTCATCCAGGAGCATGTCATGGGAGATCGTCGCGACGTGGCGGCCGTCCACGTCCAGCGGGGTCGAGACCGTGACCATCCAGGTCTTGCTGGGCGTGTCCTCGAAGATGCCCGTCCAGACCGACTCCCGCCGGGGATTCTTCTCGGGCAGGCCGAGGGTGAAGTACTCGAGCTCCAGGAGCGAGAAGTCGGCCGCGAC
This is a stretch of genomic DNA from Archangium violaceum. It encodes these proteins:
- a CDS encoding serine hydrolase domain-containing protein, yielding MLVGAAAIGAATWGCHQADVRKEVANAGFSKEGLDSMHAVMAAHVERGDLPGVVTLLSRGGEVHADVIGMQSFGGASPMRRDTLFRIASLTKPVAGVAAMLLVEDGKLSLDEPVDRLLPELSNRRVLARLDGPVDDTVPANRPILVSDLLTLRMGMGAIMARGEYPIVQAMTERGVAVGPWLPKAPSPDAWIRALGSLPLMRQPGEAWMYDTGLTVLGVLIARASGQPLEDFFRERIFEPLGMKDSGFSVPAAKLDRLPTCYVRDPATGMLGVFDAAGGDSRFSHPPGFPSASGGLVSTADDYLAFARMMLNKGAHGGRRLLSERSVELMTTDHITPGQKAVSPFSPGFWDKRGWGYALSIVHRHEPGEPRGFGWDGGYGTSCYWDPRTGLIGILLTQRLMDSPAAPPVFVDFWRSAYEALHTGGA
- a CDS encoding S8 family peptidase is translated as MKSPRYSSPLTGALVGLALWTTAPAADAAPQQQLQPRAAAEKRTQKELPAGTPVERLVVKFHEGSRVRLRDRALRSMASERSLAERALLSGRGLSEARVADDVKAVQALLERAPRTAAPRRLFSEDESTLEARKASGEARSGHQLADLNLYVEVPLLPGTTAERVRELVDALNALDSVEVAYAQPPAEPAMVNFGLDEAVRGVLAAADISPTTPLYESQQGYLNAAPAGIDARFAWTMAGGKGAGVRIVDIEGGWRTTHEDLPPLFHTGGTQINDVSWRNHGTAVLGEMVAAANGYGVTGISHEAVAGIESHSGVGVATAVNRAAAAVGRGGIVLIEAHSPGPADATPCTCNTSQCNYIAMEYWQGEYDAIATATANGVVVVEAAGNGSANLDDAAYGGRFNRAVRDSGAIIVGASQGSSRAPTCWTNFGGRVDVHGWGQSVTTLGYGDLFGSAYGEDQYYTSGFSGTSSASPIVTGAAASIQGVAMASGRGALDSRTVRTLLTSTGTPQSSDSRNIGPLPDLRRALVSVAPPDQYLVGDWNGDGRSNLATRRASSVLMDFNFDGTVDLNQGYGDGAGEDQYLAGDWNGDGRSNVAVRRGHCVHMDTNFDGTPELTQCYGNGAGEDQYLVGDWDGDGRSNLAVRRGSCVHMDTNFDGTSELTQCYGNGAGEDQYLVGDWDGDGRSNLAVRRGSCVYMDTNFDGTLDITQCYGNGGGENEYLVGDWNGDRRSNLAVRRGGCVHMDYNFDGTSELTQCFNP
- a CDS encoding winged helix-turn-helix transcriptional regulator: MSAAHRSGCPINLSLEIFGDRWSLIILRDMIFGGRRHFRELLTQSEEGISSNILADRLKMLLDEGMITKADDPSHKQKAVYSLTEKSIALVPIFAHLGAWGRRYLPVSEELSIRAQLLEEGGPALWEQFMAELREEHLGKPAKRAGPSVAERLQAAYEEVRARQAKKAPR
- a CDS encoding carbohydrate binding domain-containing protein; the protein is MIESAFLVAGVVAGVGCAVATNDETMDSVESGYEASLESTGSRTLTIGGQTFGLTWEDDFGGDLNKGQPKSYLNTQYWTKENLGVNFEQQAYTNRECPNNPNNWNYCVENGKLTLLARQEPLDCVVWQQCTASSQCGTNGTCAATGYCVYDQNRNGVYDHEECAPFNGTANAPVNGTKYSSGRIKSDEKVEYRYGYIEFRARMPFADLPAGATPPSGMWPAIWMLGANGAITNGGRDDSAGWPMNGEIDIMEYTQIKENRALYPANEAMGYNVLWREFPEAGELAANSGGWEPNACSSWPNNGDAKCDGDVGGARATWGGKTIDYHQWHTWGFLWDESGFKIYIDNMPQNGGQPVGTFSTGDGATEFRQPMYLILNNAVGGELGCLGWKDRACTSSAQCANGAACVSGKCQETAGSCVNIDWAAHGDKAKLEVDYVRWYHRNSGYAQAPRAACQDIDNNGVPDNLIRNCGFNEDFTYHRSDLFFDGGAGLTEVINEGGTRGFVQWVRVDNGGWATHSVQVRQEGFQLQAGTSYKWKVDLKSNAARTVPIKIVQAHDPWTAIATFSCNVGTSWTTCTGPNFTASATDTYKFEISLGGSAYTGAQLYLDDMYIGTTANACQPDCTGKLCGSDGCGGTCGACRTGTTCASWGQCVASTSTCTPACSGKVCGSDGCGGTCGTCASGTTCNTSGQCVSSCVPACSGKVCGSDGCGGTCGTCASGTTCNTSGQCVGTVTPRRLEAESATLTGCFAEAGGDSGGKVVAFEGNDTICWSNVNMSGITSATAHVGAPYTGGQAQLKFNGTTIGTYTLSTATGGWSSPSLTNLTAAVSTSGTGTLCLVGVTHPNGWVFSVDYLDLK
- a CDS encoding DUF4377 domain-containing protein, which encodes MSVFKCSLARFAAPLVLGVLAACSGDEVVVIEHYRAPCTGVGRTLCLLVQGELEIPPARHFGGIEGFTFRDGIRQRIRVRKLPVQDPPQDGSSERWVLAELLSTEPVDADQEFLLRLEPGDLRGDSSTGYFVVNDQALRFKDEATRDRILARNAGSTSFEVSFQHDPTQADRWVALALY